One Paraglaciecola mesophila genomic region harbors:
- a CDS encoding cytochrome b/b6 domain-containing protein produces MTNRKTLVWDLPLRIFHWSLVLLIFAQWLTAEVLDGYMDLHAKFGYSLLGLVIFRVVWGIVGPKHSRFGSFLRGPSAIYHYAHSLLSRRPSTYTGHNPLGALMVPAILIVVGAQGISGLFVTDDVLFTGPYYPSVTDETQGIMQWLHHTLFDVLLIIIGLHISAILSYELLLKKPLIGSMLHGKKDVQSKNGITHSRWILAVFIALIIAAFMYWLVVVAVPEVELDFYY; encoded by the coding sequence ATGACAAACCGCAAAACATTGGTCTGGGATCTCCCCTTACGTATCTTCCATTGGTCGTTAGTACTGCTCATTTTTGCACAGTGGTTAACCGCTGAAGTATTAGATGGATATATGGATCTTCATGCTAAATTTGGCTACAGCTTATTAGGCTTGGTGATATTTCGTGTCGTTTGGGGAATTGTGGGCCCTAAGCATTCACGGTTTGGTTCATTCTTGCGCGGGCCCAGTGCAATTTATCACTATGCTCATTCGCTTTTAAGTCGACGCCCCTCAACTTACACTGGCCACAACCCTTTGGGTGCTTTGATGGTACCGGCTATTTTAATTGTGGTGGGTGCTCAAGGGATAAGTGGATTATTCGTCACCGATGATGTGCTTTTTACCGGGCCGTATTACCCTAGCGTGACTGACGAAACGCAGGGTATCATGCAATGGTTGCATCATACTTTGTTTGATGTGTTATTGATTATTATTGGTCTACACATTAGCGCAATTTTAAGCTACGAATTATTGCTGAAAAAGCCATTAATCGGCTCTATGCTTCACGGTAAAAAGGATGTGCAATCAAAAAATGGGATCACGCACTCACGCTGGATATTAGCCGTTTTTATTGCATTAATTATTGCAGCATTTATGTATTGGCTAGTCGTGGTAGCGGTGCCTGAAGTTGAGCTTGATTTTTACTATTAA
- the putA gene encoding bifunctional proline dehydrogenase/L-glutamate gamma-semialdehyde dehydrogenase PutA translates to MLQANLQAFRQAIRANTYLDESESVEYMLSTNPLTEEARNKVHATALSFVEQCRANPDKQGLFDAFLQEYSLSSHEGVVLMCLAEALLRVPDSYTIDRLISEKIHLGKWGDHIGQSDELLVNAASVGLSLTSKILGKEETTNEEPQNWFRKLIQRVGEPVVRGATLQAMKFMGQQYVLGRDIKEATKRGKKGNVEGTRFSFDMLGEGARTYKDAQKYYDAYLSAIHSIGKNNSDTNVNLADGISVKLSALHPRYEFSHHQLVIDELLPSVLALAIEAKKYNIGFTIDAEEAARLDIELDVFEGLAFAPELASWNGLGFVLQAYQKRALFVVDWLVELAKASDRKLMVRLVKGAYWDAEIKHAQEMGLSEFPVFTRKVHTDLSYQVCAGKLLDNRANIYPQFATHNAYTVALIMEMAGNDKSSFEFQRLHGMGDLLYGQISETTGNALPLRVYAPVGVHRDLLPYLVRRLLENGANGSFVNQFLDGKIAAANLVQSVETTISKAKGRRNTQIPLAQDIFNAFGEKRDNSRGIDLDDPLAFDTVAQRVKAFSDIKWQAGPIVSGKFNTENGYPLYSPADTSIMIGHCTDANENDVENAMQAAANAYPSWQSTPVEQRAVILEGVADLLEAQTEELTALISFEAGRTLNDGISEVREAVDFCRYYALQIRHLVSDSPTQPKLAQGQGVFVCISPWNFPLAIFVGQVVAALVAGNTVIAKPAEQSPLIATHAIKLMHKAGVPADVLHLLTGPGRELGPLLMKDERVAGVAFTGSTATAQSIQGELIKRGTSLPPFIAETGGQNVMLVDSTALPEQVIDDVIQSAFLSAGQRCSALRVLYVQNDIADNLLEMLKGALNTLKIGKPWELSTDLGPVIDDNALNTLQTHCENMTKQAKLVAKANPPKGSEHGYYMQPQVFEIEHINVLEREVFGPILHVIRYDAKDLDRVLQDINDTGYGLTLGVHSRLKEFADKVYANTHVGNTYINRNMVGAVVGVNPFGGQGLSGTGFKAGGPHYLLRFTQLWAAEPVLGSLPDVNGLSKQTQTSLRVAAMGQNAWQATPIAQRINLLENAFAGAQNLPQFLNISPENQKQASRMFAQARHNFTGAIELPGPTGETNELSLHGRGVFLATLNEGDETRNVLQAIGALLAGNSVVLVSLGQTVASRSAVYQALESFVPPESLQCIDDKKELHALLLNDAIAGVTGTNTDGLISALGARKGAIIPFIGSLTADYSVLRFATEKTKTDNVVATGGNAMLLNLKE, encoded by the coding sequence ATGTTGCAGGCTAACTTACAAGCATTTCGCCAAGCTATTCGAGCTAACACCTACCTTGACGAGTCGGAAAGTGTTGAATATATGCTAAGTACAAATCCTTTGACTGAAGAGGCGCGTAATAAAGTACATGCAACGGCTTTGTCGTTTGTTGAACAATGTAGAGCTAATCCGGACAAACAAGGTTTGTTTGATGCTTTCTTGCAAGAGTACAGCTTATCTAGCCATGAAGGTGTTGTGCTGATGTGTTTAGCAGAGGCATTACTACGGGTGCCAGATAGTTATACGATTGACCGTCTAATTTCGGAAAAAATTCACTTGGGCAAATGGGGCGATCATATCGGCCAGTCTGATGAGTTGTTAGTTAACGCCGCGAGCGTGGGCTTGTCACTGACCAGTAAAATTCTAGGCAAAGAAGAAACAACGAACGAGGAGCCTCAAAATTGGTTTCGTAAGTTAATTCAGCGCGTGGGGGAGCCCGTTGTGCGCGGTGCTACGTTGCAAGCCATGAAATTTATGGGGCAACAATATGTATTAGGCAGAGATATCAAAGAAGCCACGAAGCGCGGCAAAAAAGGGAACGTTGAAGGCACTCGCTTTTCGTTCGACATGTTGGGTGAGGGCGCTCGTACATACAAAGATGCGCAAAAATACTATGATGCCTATCTTAGTGCGATCCATTCGATTGGCAAAAACAATTCTGATACAAATGTGAATTTAGCTGACGGAATTTCAGTCAAACTTAGCGCATTGCATCCACGTTATGAATTTAGTCATCACCAGTTGGTAATAGACGAACTGCTCCCTAGTGTTTTGGCGCTTGCCATTGAAGCGAAGAAATACAACATCGGCTTTACTATTGATGCGGAAGAAGCGGCACGCTTGGATATTGAATTAGATGTATTTGAAGGATTGGCGTTTGCCCCTGAATTAGCCAGCTGGAATGGCCTTGGTTTTGTGTTACAAGCTTATCAAAAGCGTGCACTGTTTGTGGTTGACTGGTTGGTTGAGTTAGCCAAAGCAAGCGATCGCAAGTTGATGGTTCGATTAGTGAAAGGTGCCTATTGGGACGCCGAAATTAAACATGCGCAAGAAATGGGCTTAAGTGAGTTTCCAGTCTTTACACGAAAAGTACACACGGATTTAAGCTATCAGGTTTGTGCGGGCAAATTGCTTGATAATCGAGCCAACATCTACCCTCAGTTTGCTACCCATAATGCCTACACCGTTGCCCTTATTATGGAAATGGCTGGCAATGACAAAAGCAGTTTTGAATTTCAACGTCTACACGGTATGGGCGACCTGCTTTACGGACAAATAAGCGAGACAACCGGTAACGCACTTCCTTTAAGAGTATATGCGCCTGTAGGAGTACATCGCGATTTATTACCCTATTTGGTGCGAAGGCTACTAGAAAACGGTGCCAACGGTTCATTTGTGAATCAGTTTTTAGATGGCAAAATTGCAGCCGCTAATTTAGTCCAAAGTGTTGAAACAACCATCAGCAAAGCAAAAGGCAGACGTAATACTCAAATTCCTTTGGCCCAAGATATATTCAATGCGTTTGGCGAAAAGCGTGATAACTCTCGAGGTATCGATTTAGACGATCCTCTTGCTTTTGATACCGTTGCCCAGCGGGTTAAGGCATTTAGTGATATAAAATGGCAGGCGGGGCCGATTGTCAGTGGCAAATTTAACACTGAGAACGGCTATCCATTGTACTCGCCCGCTGATACGTCAATTATGATCGGCCATTGCACAGATGCCAACGAGAATGACGTTGAAAATGCCATGCAAGCCGCGGCAAATGCTTATCCAAGCTGGCAATCGACGCCTGTCGAGCAACGGGCGGTCATTCTTGAAGGTGTGGCTGATTTGCTAGAAGCGCAAACAGAAGAGCTTACCGCCTTGATTAGTTTCGAAGCGGGTAGAACGCTCAATGACGGTATATCAGAAGTACGTGAGGCTGTGGATTTTTGTCGTTACTATGCGCTGCAAATTCGTCATTTGGTCTCTGATAGCCCCACTCAACCCAAGTTAGCTCAAGGTCAGGGCGTATTTGTGTGCATCAGCCCGTGGAACTTCCCATTAGCAATATTTGTTGGGCAAGTGGTGGCAGCATTAGTGGCAGGAAATACCGTTATTGCTAAGCCTGCAGAGCAGTCACCTCTTATCGCAACCCACGCTATTAAATTAATGCACAAAGCGGGTGTGCCGGCAGATGTATTGCACCTACTTACTGGGCCAGGACGAGAGCTTGGGCCACTGTTAATGAAAGACGAGCGGGTAGCAGGCGTAGCATTTACCGGCTCAACGGCTACTGCACAAAGTATTCAAGGTGAGTTAATAAAACGAGGCACGTCCTTGCCACCGTTTATTGCTGAAACGGGCGGACAAAACGTCATGCTCGTTGATTCAACCGCGCTGCCAGAGCAGGTTATCGATGATGTGATCCAATCGGCATTTTTAAGTGCAGGGCAGCGATGCTCAGCGTTACGCGTATTGTATGTACAAAATGATATTGCTGATAATCTGCTAGAAATGCTTAAAGGTGCCCTAAACACATTAAAAATAGGTAAGCCTTGGGAGTTAAGCACCGATCTTGGCCCTGTTATTGATGATAATGCATTAAATACGCTACAAACGCATTGTGAAAACATGACTAAGCAAGCCAAGTTAGTCGCCAAAGCGAATCCGCCTAAGGGGTCTGAACATGGTTATTATATGCAACCTCAGGTGTTTGAAATTGAACACATCAATGTATTAGAGCGTGAGGTGTTTGGGCCGATTTTGCATGTTATTCGCTACGACGCAAAAGACTTGGATCGTGTGCTGCAAGATATCAATGACACGGGTTACGGCTTGACCCTAGGTGTGCACAGCCGTCTTAAAGAGTTTGCTGATAAGGTGTATGCCAACACACATGTGGGCAACACGTACATCAATCGGAACATGGTAGGCGCCGTCGTGGGCGTTAATCCGTTTGGTGGGCAAGGCTTATCTGGTACCGGTTTCAAAGCAGGTGGCCCGCATTACTTGTTGCGCTTTACGCAGTTATGGGCCGCGGAACCTGTATTAGGTTCGTTGCCTGACGTAAACGGCTTGTCAAAACAAACTCAAACCAGTTTACGTGTAGCAGCCATGGGGCAGAACGCATGGCAAGCAACACCTATCGCACAGCGTATTAACTTATTGGAAAACGCTTTTGCTGGCGCACAAAACCTACCACAGTTTTTAAACATCTCGCCAGAGAACCAAAAACAAGCCTCTCGGATGTTCGCACAGGCCAGACACAACTTTACGGGCGCGATTGAATTGCCTGGTCCGACAGGGGAAACCAATGAATTGTCATTACATGGGCGAGGAGTATTTCTAGCCACCCTTAATGAAGGGGATGAAACACGCAATGTGTTACAAGCCATCGGCGCGCTACTTGCGGGTAATAGCGTAGTCTTGGTAAGTTTGGGGCAAACAGTGGCCAGTCGCAGTGCTGTTTATCAAGCGTTGGAAAGTTTCGTTCCCCCAGAAAGCTTACAATGTATTGATGATAAAAAGGAGCTCCATGCATTATTACTCAATGATGCCATCGCGGGTGTAACCGGAACCAATACTGATGGGCTTATCAGTGCTTTAGGCGCAAGAAAAGGCGCGATCATTCCGTTTATTGGTAGCTTAACTGCAGACTATAGCGTGCTGCGTTTTGCGACTGAGAAAACCAAAACCGACAATGTTGTCGCCACTGGGGGCAACGCAATGTTGTTAAACCTTAAAGAGTAA
- a CDS encoding Lrp/AsnC ligand binding domain-containing protein: MKKGQDTLDRTDLKILDILQRECRISNVELANQIHLSPTPCLERVRRLEKNGYIEKYVAHLNPKKLKANLTAYVQLSLASTSTESVKEFNQQVSEIDEIVECAMVAGQFDYLIKIRIENMDEYCKFLGSKLASIKGVTQTHTYVVMEEVKSTHLIQL; encoded by the coding sequence ATGAAAAAAGGCCAAGATACGCTAGACCGCACAGACTTAAAAATACTCGATATACTGCAACGAGAGTGCCGCATTTCGAATGTCGAATTAGCTAATCAAATCCATCTAAGTCCCACTCCCTGTCTAGAGCGAGTTCGCCGCTTGGAAAAAAACGGCTACATAGAAAAGTATGTTGCTCACTTAAATCCCAAAAAGTTAAAAGCCAATCTGACCGCTTACGTTCAGCTTTCATTGGCGAGCACCAGTACGGAGTCGGTAAAAGAATTTAATCAACAAGTCAGTGAAATTGACGAGATTGTCGAATGTGCCATGGTCGCTGGTCAATTTGATTATCTGATCAAAATTCGTATTGAGAACATGGATGAGTATTGTAAATTTTTGGGCTCTAAGTTGGCTTCCATTAAAGGGGTGACTCAAACGCACACCTACGTGGTAATGGAAGAAGTAAAGTCAACTCATCTAATTCAATTATAA
- the dapB gene encoding 4-hydroxy-tetrahydrodipicolinate reductase, whose product MNKIAIFGANGRMGRVLIDALDQAQNATLCAAYVRASSSMMGVDVGELAGIGQRGLTVSDANSGDFKQTDILIDFTLPEALEANLALCVTHNKPIVIGTTGLNQQQKEALQQASQHIPIVFAANYSVGVNLLLNLARQTARVMGDTADIEIIEGHHRFKKDAPSGTAVAIGEAIADELGRDLATCAVYGREGDTGERDQKTIGFATVRAGDIVGEHTTLFADIGERIELTHKASSRLTFAKGAVKAAVWLKDKPAGLYDMQDVLGLA is encoded by the coding sequence ATGAATAAAATTGCAATTTTTGGGGCCAATGGCCGAATGGGACGCGTGTTAATTGACGCGTTAGATCAAGCGCAGAACGCAACGTTATGCGCGGCATATGTAAGAGCAAGCTCATCTATGATGGGCGTTGATGTCGGTGAGTTAGCCGGTATTGGTCAGCGTGGTCTTACTGTCAGTGACGCCAACTCAGGCGATTTCAAGCAAACTGATATTCTGATTGATTTTACCCTACCTGAGGCACTTGAAGCCAACTTAGCGCTGTGCGTAACGCACAATAAGCCCATTGTGATTGGCACGACCGGTTTAAATCAACAACAAAAAGAAGCGCTGCAACAAGCCAGTCAGCACATTCCTATCGTATTCGCCGCGAATTACAGTGTTGGGGTCAACTTACTGTTGAACCTTGCTCGGCAAACTGCACGTGTCATGGGGGATACGGCGGACATTGAGATCATTGAAGGTCATCATCGTTTCAAAAAAGATGCGCCATCAGGTACCGCTGTAGCAATTGGTGAAGCCATCGCTGATGAACTAGGCCGCGACCTTGCAACTTGCGCGGTTTATGGTCGTGAAGGTGACACGGGAGAGCGTGATCAAAAAACAATTGGTTTTGCCACCGTCAGAGCTGGGGACATAGTAGGCGAACATACAACACTTTTTGCTGATATCGGTGAGCGTATTGAATTAACCCACAAAGCGTCGAGCAGATTGACCTTTGCCAAGGGGGCGGTAAAAGCGGCGGTTTGGTTGAAAGACAAGCCCGCGGGCTTATATGACATGCAGGACGTTTTAGGCTTAGCATAA
- the carA gene encoding glutamine-hydrolyzing carbamoyl-phosphate synthase small subunit, with protein sequence MANSALLVLEDGSVFNGTAIGATGMSVGEVVFNTSMTGYQEILTDPSYAEQIVTLTYPHIGNTGTNSEDCESTKVWAKGLIIRDLPLLASNFRNEQSLSEYLRANNILGIADIDTRRLTRILRDKGAQNGCIIAVDASSEQSLDSDVGLEKAKAFPGLKGLDLAKQVTTEELYSWTDGSWTLGQGFNENQTDLPFHVVAYDYGAKHNILRMLVDRGCRLTVVPAKTSAADVLALNPDGVFLSNGPGDPEPCDYAIDAIKTLLDKDLPIFGICLGHQLLALASGAKTVKMKFGHHGANHPVKDIQGKRVMITSQNHGFAVDEQSLPDNLDITHVSLFDQSLQGIHRKDKPAFSFQGHPEASPGPHDAAPLFDHFIELMQATR encoded by the coding sequence TTGGCTAATTCCGCCCTTTTAGTGCTAGAAGATGGGTCTGTTTTCAATGGCACGGCTATCGGAGCGACTGGTATGTCTGTTGGTGAAGTGGTGTTTAACACCTCAATGACAGGTTATCAGGAAATTCTTACTGATCCCTCTTACGCAGAACAAATTGTAACTTTAACCTATCCCCATATTGGTAACACCGGTACCAATAGCGAAGATTGTGAATCGACTAAAGTGTGGGCCAAAGGCCTCATTATTAGAGATTTGCCGCTGCTTGCGAGTAACTTTCGTAACGAACAATCATTGTCTGAGTACCTACGTGCAAATAACATTTTAGGTATTGCAGATATCGACACCCGCCGCCTAACACGTATATTACGTGATAAAGGCGCGCAAAACGGTTGCATTATTGCCGTAGATGCGAGCTCTGAGCAAAGCCTTGATAGTGACGTGGGTTTAGAAAAAGCCAAAGCGTTTCCTGGTTTAAAAGGCCTAGATCTAGCCAAACAAGTGACCACAGAAGAGCTTTACAGCTGGACAGACGGATCATGGACGCTAGGCCAAGGTTTTAATGAAAATCAAACAGACTTGCCTTTTCATGTGGTTGCTTACGACTACGGCGCCAAGCACAATATTTTACGTATGTTAGTAGACAGAGGCTGTCGATTAACCGTAGTGCCGGCTAAAACCAGTGCTGCAGACGTATTGGCGTTGAACCCAGACGGCGTGTTTTTATCAAACGGCCCTGGTGATCCTGAGCCATGTGATTACGCGATAGACGCGATTAAGACCTTGCTTGATAAAGACTTACCTATCTTCGGTATCTGCTTAGGCCACCAGTTATTGGCGTTAGCCAGCGGTGCCAAAACGGTTAAAATGAAATTTGGTCATCATGGTGCTAACCACCCAGTGAAAGACATTCAAGGTAAACGCGTGATGATCACCAGCCAAAACCACGGTTTTGCGGTAGATGAGCAGTCTTTGCCAGATAACCTGGACATTACCCATGTGTCATTGTTCGATCAATCTTTACAAGGTATTCACCGCAAAGACAAGCCAGCGTTTAGTTTCCAGGGTCACCCTGAAGCAAGCCCAGGCCCACATGATGCGGCTCCTTTGTTTGATCACTTTATTGAGCTGATGCAAGCAACACGCTAA
- the carB gene encoding carbamoyl-phosphate synthase large subunit, translating into MPKRTDIKSILIIGAGPIVIGQACEFDYSGAQACKALREEGYRVILVNSNPATIMTDPEMADATYIEPIHWEVVRKIIEKERPDAILPTMGGQTALNCALDLEKHGVLAEFNVEMIGATADAIDKAEDRERFDKAMKSIGLECPRAEIAHSLDEAFDVSTRIGFPCIIRPSFTMGGSGGGIAYNVEEFEEICRRGLDLSPTSELLIDESLIGWKEYEMEVVRDKADNCIIVCTIENFDAMGVHTGDSITVAPAQTLTDKEFQIMRNAAMAVLREIGVETGGSNVQFGVDPNTGRLVIIEMNPRVSRSSALASKATGFPIAKVAAKLAIGYTLDELANDITGGLTPASFEPAIDYVVTKIPRFNFEKFAGANDRLTTQMKSVGEVMSIGRNQQESLQKALRGLEVGVNGLDSIIDYTDPENKAAIIRELREPGAERIWYVADAFRMGMDIEELFSLTNIDRWFLVQIADLVKEEQNVAELGLSGIDATLMNRLKRKGFSDARIADLTGVDQGDVRELRRGFDIHPVYKRVDTCAAEFASSTAYMYSTYDEECEANPSDNKKIMVLGGGPNRIGQGIEFDYCCVHAALAMREDGYETIMVNCNPETVSTDYDTSDRLYFESVTLEDVLEIVRIEKPVGVIVQYGGQTPLKLARDLEAAGVPIIGTSPDAIDKAEDRERFQKMVNKLNLKQPANATVSNLEEALLAAEKIGFPLVVRPSYVLGGRAMEIVYDLKDLKRYLNNAVKVSNDSPVLLDRFLDDAIEVDVDAICDGKEVMIGGIMEHIEQAGVHSGDSACSLPPYSLSDDIQNVMREQVKAMALELGVVGLMNTQFAVKDGEVYLIEVNPRAARTVPFVSKATGLPIAKIGARAMAGQSLADQGLSKEVIPPFYSVKEVVLPFAKFQGVDPLLGPEMRSTGEVMGVGDTFEEAYAKANLGAGEPIPAGGKALLSVRLNDKNRIIELGRAMVAKGFTLEATRGTAAVLNKADVPCSIVNKLSEGRPNIVDSIKNGEYCYIINTTEGRQAIDDSVYIRREALLNKIPYTTTMNAAFATVNANKADDRARVNSVQELHKRLL; encoded by the coding sequence ATGCCAAAACGTACCGACATAAAAAGTATCTTAATTATTGGCGCTGGACCGATTGTTATCGGCCAGGCCTGTGAATTCGACTATTCTGGTGCGCAGGCGTGTAAAGCACTGCGCGAAGAAGGTTATCGAGTTATTTTGGTTAACTCTAACCCTGCGACCATCATGACCGACCCTGAAATGGCCGATGCAACATACATTGAGCCGATTCATTGGGAAGTAGTCAGAAAAATTATTGAAAAAGAACGCCCTGATGCGATTTTACCGACCATGGGCGGTCAGACGGCACTTAACTGTGCGTTAGACTTAGAAAAGCACGGCGTGCTAGCTGAATTTAACGTAGAAATGATTGGTGCTACCGCCGACGCTATTGATAAAGCAGAAGACCGAGAGCGTTTTGATAAGGCGATGAAATCAATCGGCCTTGAATGTCCTAGAGCCGAGATTGCTCACAGTCTGGATGAAGCGTTCGATGTGTCAACGCGTATCGGTTTCCCTTGTATTATTCGCCCGTCTTTCACCATGGGTGGAAGTGGCGGCGGTATCGCTTATAACGTTGAAGAATTTGAAGAAATCTGCCGCCGAGGCCTTGATTTATCACCTACTTCTGAGCTGCTCATAGATGAGTCTCTGATCGGTTGGAAAGAGTATGAGATGGAAGTGGTTCGCGATAAAGCAGACAACTGCATTATCGTGTGTACCATTGAAAACTTTGATGCTATGGGTGTGCACACAGGTGATTCGATCACGGTTGCACCAGCGCAAACGTTAACCGACAAAGAGTTTCAAATCATGCGTAACGCTGCCATGGCGGTATTACGTGAAATCGGCGTTGAAACAGGCGGTTCAAACGTTCAGTTTGGTGTTGACCCCAACACTGGCCGTTTGGTTATCATAGAGATGAACCCTCGTGTCTCTCGTTCATCTGCGTTAGCGTCTAAAGCAACGGGTTTCCCTATTGCTAAAGTAGCCGCAAAACTTGCCATTGGCTACACCCTAGATGAGCTCGCAAATGACATTACTGGTGGGTTAACGCCAGCGTCGTTTGAACCGGCTATCGATTATGTTGTGACTAAAATTCCACGTTTTAACTTCGAGAAATTTGCCGGTGCCAATGACCGTCTTACTACCCAGATGAAATCAGTGGGAGAGGTAATGTCGATCGGTCGTAATCAGCAAGAATCATTACAAAAAGCGCTGCGTGGCTTAGAGGTTGGTGTTAACGGTCTTGATTCAATTATTGATTATACCGACCCTGAAAATAAAGCAGCGATTATTCGTGAGCTTCGTGAACCTGGTGCAGAGCGGATTTGGTACGTTGCTGACGCGTTTAGAATGGGGATGGATATTGAAGAGCTATTCTCTTTAACGAACATCGACCGATGGTTCTTGGTGCAAATTGCAGATTTAGTCAAAGAAGAGCAAAATGTTGCCGAGCTTGGCTTATCAGGTATTGATGCAACATTGATGAACCGCCTGAAACGCAAAGGCTTTTCTGATGCACGTATCGCGGATTTAACCGGTGTAGACCAAGGTGATGTGCGTGAATTACGCCGCGGGTTTGATATTCACCCTGTATACAAGCGCGTAGATACCTGTGCGGCCGAATTTGCCAGCAGTACTGCTTACATGTATTCAACGTACGATGAAGAATGTGAAGCTAACCCGTCAGATAATAAAAAAATTATGGTACTCGGCGGGGGACCTAATCGCATAGGTCAAGGTATTGAATTTGATTATTGCTGTGTACATGCTGCACTTGCCATGCGTGAAGATGGTTATGAAACCATCATGGTTAACTGTAACCCTGAGACCGTTTCAACAGATTACGACACCTCTGACCGTTTATATTTCGAATCGGTTACCTTAGAAGATGTACTTGAAATCGTGCGTATCGAGAAACCAGTGGGCGTTATTGTTCAATACGGCGGGCAAACTCCGCTTAAATTGGCCCGTGATTTAGAAGCTGCAGGTGTCCCCATTATTGGTACTTCGCCTGATGCCATTGACAAGGCAGAAGATCGCGAACGTTTTCAAAAGATGGTGAATAAGTTAAACCTTAAACAACCAGCGAATGCCACGGTAAGTAACCTTGAAGAAGCGTTGTTGGCAGCCGAAAAAATTGGTTTTCCTTTGGTTGTTCGTCCGTCTTATGTACTTGGCGGCCGCGCCATGGAAATCGTTTATGATCTTAAAGATTTGAAACGCTACCTGAACAATGCGGTAAAAGTGTCAAACGATTCGCCCGTATTGCTTGATCGTTTCCTTGACGACGCTATTGAAGTTGATGTTGACGCGATTTGTGACGGTAAAGAAGTCATGATTGGCGGTATTATGGAGCACATTGAGCAAGCCGGTGTTCACTCAGGTGACTCAGCATGTTCACTGCCACCTTACTCATTGAGCGACGACATTCAAAATGTGATGCGTGAGCAAGTCAAAGCTATGGCGCTTGAACTAGGTGTCGTGGGGTTAATGAACACCCAATTTGCGGTTAAAGACGGCGAAGTGTACTTAATTGAAGTTAACCCTCGTGCAGCGCGTACTGTGCCGTTTGTATCTAAGGCCACAGGCTTGCCAATTGCTAAAATCGGTGCCCGTGCGATGGCGGGGCAATCACTCGCTGACCAAGGCTTAAGCAAAGAAGTCATTCCACCATTTTACAGTGTAAAAGAAGTGGTATTGCCATTTGCAAAATTCCAAGGTGTTGATCCTTTGCTGGGGCCAGAAATGCGGTCTACCGGTGAGGTTATGGGGGTAGGTGATACGTTCGAAGAAGCTTACGCAAAAGCTAATTTAGGCGCAGGTGAACCTATTCCTGCCGGTGGTAAGGCGCTTTTATCCGTTCGTTTGAATGATAAGAATCGTATCATTGAATTAGGCCGCGCTATGGTCGCCAAAGGGTTTACCCTAGAGGCGACGCGGGGCACGGCTGCGGTATTAAATAAAGCTGATGTACCTTGTTCAATTGTAAACAAGCTATCTGAAGGTCGTCCTAATATTGTAGATTCAATTAAAAACGGTGAATATTGTTATATTATCAATACCACCGAAGGGCGTCAGGCAATTGATGACTCTGTGTATATTCGCCGAGAAGCATTGCTGAATAAAATACCGTACACTACGACCATGAATGCGGCTTTTGCTACTGTTAATGCAAACAAGGCAGATGACCGAGCTCGGGTAAATTCAGTTCAAGAGTTACATAAACGTTTACTCTAA
- the greA gene encoding transcription elongation factor GreA yields MTQYPMTAKGADMLREELQHLKSVKRPEIIKSIAEAREHGDLKENAEYHAAREQQSFCEGRIQDIEGKLSNAQIIDVTKMTNNGKVIFGTTVTILNLESDDEITYKIVGDDEADIKNNLISVSSPIARGLIGKQLDDVVTIQTPKGAIEFEIIEVEYI; encoded by the coding sequence ATGACTCAATATCCAATGACAGCAAAGGGCGCAGATATGCTGCGTGAAGAGCTACAACATTTAAAGTCGGTTAAACGTCCGGAGATTATTAAGTCTATCGCTGAAGCACGCGAGCATGGTGACTTAAAAGAAAACGCTGAATATCACGCTGCCCGTGAGCAGCAAAGCTTTTGCGAAGGTCGTATTCAAGACATCGAAGGTAAATTGTCAAATGCGCAAATTATCGATGTCACTAAAATGACTAATAACGGTAAAGTGATTTTTGGTACCACTGTTACTATCTTGAATTTAGAAAGCGACGATGAGATAACCTATAAAATTGTGGGTGACGATGAAGCAGACATTAAGAACAACTTGATCTCTGTTAGTTCGCCAATTGCCCGGGGATTAATTGGTAAACAACTTGACGATGTTGTCACTATCCAAACGCCCAAAGGGGCAATTGAATTTGAAATTATCGAAGTCGAATATATCTAG